The Chionomys nivalis chromosome 6, mChiNiv1.1, whole genome shotgun sequence sequence GAGGACGTAAGCCACCTAGAGAGAAAGCTGTTCTTGGAAGACAAGTGTGACCGCGTCTGGTCCCTAAGCCCCTGTATGTGGTTTTATTTCAGTGCCACCATCACCTTTACCCAGTTTATCCCCGAAGCCACTATGGAGGAAGTAAGCAAAATGACTAGCGACGTGTTGAAGGCGATTAAGAAACCCACAAGCGAAGAGCAGCAAGGAGGGTGTTTAGAAAACCAGGTGAGTGGCCTAACCACCACTGAGGCTGTGGAAGAGAAGATGCCGGGAAGATGAGGTTTAGTTATTTGAAAGCCGGCTGTATGAACGCAGGGTTCATTTGGTTCTGGAGTCCTGAACGGCTCTGATGCGATGCAAGTGGCTGCTAAAAAGAGCCACGATTACCATGGCGACTCGGCTAAGGTTACAGAGGGAGGTCCTCTGAGTGACTGTGAACACACTCCCTTCTTTGAGCTTTTATATCTACGCCATTCAGGGTGTCATTAAGTCCATTTAGAGTTGTCATAGAGATTTATGTTAACTACGAATGGCGGTTCATTTTCTCTTAGGCACACAGTGTTGCTGACATCTTTCTAGGAATTACTGCAAATGCGTTGCTAATCGAAACACTACATGGAAGATGATGTCCACCAGTCGAAACATCTGTCCAGTGAGCTAAGAGAACTTGGCTGCAGCTTATTGTCAGAATCCACatcttatttataaatgctaAATCATCAAGTTATATAACAATCTCTATCTGTTATATAATCAAAATCTtatgtaaaattttattattatattatatgacaataataattaaattagTTAAATCTCGATAATAATCCTCCAAGGTTGGGAACAGTTTTCCTGGACAGAACACTGAGGCCCAGAGGATTTATTCCTTTAGGGAACTGTAGTTTGACAGGACTGGTTTAAATGAGGACCTCTGGCCCCAGAAATAAGGCCCTTAGCAGGCTCCTCCCTCTGTTCAGCAGTGCACAGTGAGTGTGAGGCTCAGCAGGTTGTTCCAGTTGTTGGATACAGCAAACACACAGGAGCGTCAATGTCTGGTACCCACGTACGTCAGAGCTTCAGAAGAACAACCGAGTTCAAGTACACAGTCGTCCTGGTGTAGAAATAGTTATTATTCTTTAGTTTGCTTTTGTATAAAAATggactttatatatttttttgaattATTCAAGAATGGAACAAAATTCCCAGAACTCTGTCCCAGTGGAGTTGAAGTGGCCAAAATGTTATGTGTCTGGGCACTGTATAAGAGATCGtctaaaaatgtatattttaaaatgtattctttgaGACTTTCTTCCAAAGTATTTTAATCACACTCATGTTCCTTTCGTGTCCTCCAGATTGCCCCTACTATTATGTCTCTatctcagttttgtttctttttcttaaaaatccaCAGTCTCTTCCAGCATGTGTATGGGCATAGGGCCATCCACGGGCACATGTGCCAAGAGCCACACCCTATAGAAAACCTCCTGTTGTATTCCAGCAGCCAATGACTTCCAGTAACTCCTCTGCAAAGGCTGGGGCTTTCTGAGCCCCTTCCTATCCATGCGGGAGTTTTGACTAGCTTGGTTTTATGCAGGTCTCGTACAGACAATCACAGCCATCGTAACTTCACGTGGACAATTGCCCTGTTGTTCTGAAAACAGTTTTTCAGAAGTTCTCCTTCAATCTGTGGCTCTTACACCCCCCCCCTTTCTCAATGGACCGTGACCCTTGAGGGTAGAGAGTGCCCCCTCTCTATAGGTGTCCCATTTTGGTAGCTGATTTGCACTTTGATCAGCGTATTTGAATCTCTGTATTAATTGTCAGCCCCTGCAAATAGGAGCTGAGGGCTGCACTAGGCTCTGGCTATCGTGATGAGTGTTTAGAAGGCAGTCTGATGCTATGTCCATCCAGTCAAATAAATGGATGTAGGTTTTCTCTTAGGGCCTATGAAATACTCAACCCTGGATTCATGGCTCAGTTTACAGTGCCAGGTATGAATTCCACACTGTGAGAGCTGGCCTGAAATCCAATCAGAGCCGTGGCCCACCCTTGGGAATTTATGCCTGTGTTGCACCAAAGGATACACCGTAGCCAGGCTAATTGTTACTGTGCAATTAACAACTGTACAGTTTGCACGGGATAAGACTATAGATTAGATGACTTTTCAACCCCAGCAGCTTGCGCGGAAACTGCTGGCATTATGAAATCTAGCCAGTAAGATGACAACTTCAGATGCTTCCTAAAACGCTAAGATGCACGAGTTGCTAATATTCCTTGGTTTGCAtatttggttttgtctttctttgttaGTCAGTTAAAAACGTATATATGAATTATGCCTAAACACCTCGTATCGCAACTTTTTATTCAATTAGAGTTCAGGATAACGTTACAGATGGGGTGCTTTGACCCTGCAAATTCAAAATGTTTCTCTAAAAGGGTGGATTGAAACAAGCATGATGGTACactcctgtaatctcagtgctcagaagGCGGGGGCAAGGGaatcagagtttgaggccagtctagtttacatAGGGAGTTTCAGGCAGCCAGGACCACATCATGAAGAGAAACTATCCTAACCAACCAGAGAACATCAATAATCAAAAGTGAATATTGAGAAGTAGGGTCTTAAGTAAGACTGTCAAGATTTTAAGAATGGTAgtaatcataatagttaaagattTTCCTAAAATGAATGAAACATGCATTTTTAGAGGCTTTCTTTAGAATACCAGTCTTGTCTAATCTCAGTGAATTTAGGCACTaaggaagaaagcatcttaaaaACCTTGCAGCTACGTCTGTGATTATGACTAATGAAGGGTGGTCCTATTTTTACTCCATTTTGAGGTCATTCCTATTTTTAACTGGAAATAATATCCAATTTTAGACTATTGTCCTGTTGTTAGAAGACCAAAGGGAATGAGCATCTATAAGACAAcaaggaaagattttattttctggcGGCTAAATTTTTCATGAAATGAGAGAGTAAAATCACTTAATTTAAAACCAAGATAGGAAAGATAAACAATCGCAtgctccccctttctttttttttctcttctttttttcatttaatacattttattttattacatattagtCCCATTTccacctccctcctttcttcccctccccccagcttccCCTTATCCCACCCTTATCCCAACCCCTATCTGCTCCTCAGTGAgtctaaaagtggtattgctgggtcttaagatAGGGTGATtgcgaattttctgagaaactgccataatgatttccaaggtggctgtacaagtttgcattcccaccaacactGGTGGAGTGTTCAACTTACttctcatcctctccagcacaaactatcattagtgtttttggtcttagccattctgactagtgtAAGGTAATAagcatctcagagtcattttgatttgcatttccctgatggttgaGGATAttgcactgtttttttttcattttcattttttactggTTTCAATTCAGCTATTGGAAAACTTTACACATCTGTTCCAGTGGAGTTCATGGcttttcataaaacaaacaaacaaacaaaaaaacaaaaggcttTCTTTTCCCAGATGTCTGTGTTTCTGGATGAAATTTGCCACGAGAAGGAACTCTCTGACAAGTATGGATTCGCAGACTGCTGCAGCCAAAGTGGGGAGGGAAGACACCAGTGTCTGCTTGCCCGCAAGAAGACGGCTTCCGCCTCTGTCTTGCCCTTTAACTTCCCGGAAGCTGCTGAGAGTTGCGAAGCATACAAAGAAAACAGGGAGATGTTCATGAACAGGTAAGGGCCCTCCACAGGGCAGTCAGTGTTTCTGCCGTCTGCAAGAGTACTCCAGAGTGTGTAGAACTCGGGAATAATAACCACATGCAGACCCAGCCTCCGGAGACGTTATCTCTTTCCCACTTCAGAGTAGTTGCCGTCCATTCGTGTTAGCAGATTTTCACGCGCTGTCACCTCCACAGGGTCATCTACGAAGTGTCAAGAAGGTACTCCTTCATGTACGCGCCTGCCATTCTTTCCTTGGCTGCTCAGTATGACAAGGCCGTCCCAGTATGCTGCAAAGCTGAGAACCCGGAGGAATGCTTCCAGACAAAGGTGGTAATTCTGTGCAGCTCTGTGAACCTAGATGGGGTCTAGCTATGACTCGGGAAAGCAGAGTTAAAAGTGGAACTATGGCTCGTGTGGAGAGAGCATGCCATTCTTCTCCATCCTAGTGAATATCTTTCCCATTATCAACGAAATCTCCATTTATTAAAGTTAAAGTTAGAAACAATATCCCTAATGGTAAGGCACAAGTTTAGGCCAAAGTAAAAATGTGTGTACTTTGCGGCTCCATGAATCAGCATGTACTGAATCTTTAAAGAAAGTGGAAGCAATAGCAATCTCCATGGAAGAGGTGACTTAGTAGCTATAATCCGGACAGAAGATGGAGCTGTGTCTCTTCTGCAGGGCAGAACAATGACATGCTCCCTATAGCTTCTCATACAAACATGAAACAATATTCATACACAATCAACAACCCCATGGCTAACTGATGGCACACTACAAGTTCAGCCAGGGTTAAAGAAGCTGAACACTGGTGGTGTTCATACATCAGCGAAAGGGAGCCTATTTTAGCTTCtggtttttgcttgcttgctttcctttgctttttgagacagtcttgttaTATCGCCCCAACTGGGCCCAGATTCCTAAGAATCACATGACTTTCCTCAATACAGATTGTGATGCAATCTTGTGTTTCAATGGAGTAGGAGTCAGCAGGCTTCTTGCCTGGAGGCTGGAAAGGCACAGCCGTCCACATGGTCCCAGTATCAAAACtatgatgttttgttttgaagtattTTAAACAAATCTCAACCATATATGCATAAGAATTCATCTAAAAGTCATTAAGAAGTAATGTGTTTAAATGTCTGGTGATTCTaagtttagtaaaaaaaaaaaaaaattcctccatGCACGTTCATGTGTTGCCTGAATTCACCGCTGTTTTGATTCTTAGAAAGAATACATgcgttttctctttttaaacatttcacCTCTTCTGCATCTAGAGAGCATCAATTGCCAAAGAACTAAGAGAAGGAAGCTTGCTGAATGAGCACGTGTGTGCAGTAATAAAGAAGTTTGGATCCCGCAACCTCCAGGCCACGTAAGTTTAAGCTTCTATGGAGGCAATCAGTCAGGCGCTGTAGAGTTGTGTTCATTTTTCTCAATGTCACTCTTGCAGAGTAAAGTCCCCTTTGGTGAGGTAGACTGAGACTACAGTCATGAAATCTCAGGATCAGAAGGAAGTCAGAAGATCAGTTGGCCATTGATTACAAAAGCCTCACTGGCATGATATTCGAGAGAGAACTTTAAGGTTTATATTGTTTGCCTGTTCTAGACACTTCAGTTTCTGACCACAATCAAACTATACCACCTCGTTAGACCGTATTTTCCTAGCTCTTCTAAAAAGCAGGTCAACCCTCCTGGAGGAGCATCTCAGACTTGTTGCCTAACAAGAAATTCTTCATGTTCACAGTGCTTCCTAATCTGCTCCATTGTCAAGTGTTGCTTCTCATTAAAATTTTGCCTTGAGGCAACAGCTTTAGAACCCGGCAATGGCTGGTGAAAAGAGAGTTCTGATTGACATGAGTCACGAGTATTATGCGCAACTGAGACTCGATAGGTGTTTTCAGTCATGCAGTGAGTTCCAAAGACTGGCCGGCACTTCCTGGAAGAGACCAGACTTACCCTTTAATTATCTCCCAATTCTGCTAGAAAGTTAGCAGTCAATTCGGGAAGTACTTTAAAAATCCGCCGTAGgagtaaaatagaaatgaagaaacaatTAGAGCAGCGGCATAACGTATCTATCAGCAATAAAAGTCGCATGCTCCCCTGTTACGGCCCCACTCCCTCTTCATCAGCTGCAATGACTCAAGCATCTACTCAATGAAGCAGGACATTTGCGCGGATCGCCCTTCGCATGAAAGGAGTCCCTAGCTGGAGGGAGCTTTATTTTATACTGTCCTTCTGCCCTGAGCTGCTTGCTTGTCTCCAACATTGAGTCTTCTCCACTTCGTTCATTTCACTGATTTGTGCATCTGCACCCCTCCCTGGTTTCTCacaagtatttatttctatgaaATGAAAAGCAAGTGTTATTTTCCAAGAATTTTTCTGCCCCTTCATCAGTTATTCTGTCATAAAAATACCTATTTGAGGCAGAATCTGGTAGTTGAGGCTGGACTCGAATTCcccatcctcctacctccacctcctgccTGCTGAAATTATAAAGTGCCACCATGTGTGCCACAAGGGCACCAAATGCTCGGGTCAGGGAAGAACAAACAAGGACACCACGGATCTTGAGTCCCTAGAAAATCTTTGCGATGCTGTAAATTACTTCCCAATCATTTGGGCACCTAGCCCACAATCTACAGAGTTTCTACCTAGAGAGGTGGGGCCAAAGCTGATGAGATCTAAGATATATTTCTTGTAAAATAAGGCATCTCAGATCTTTCCCCCTTGGAGGTTCTCTCAACAGATACTCTATAGAAAATGCAATTTTATTCTGATGAATAAccaagatgatttttaaaaaaaatcttcctctCCCAGAACCATTATTAAGATGAGTCAGAAGTTCCCCAAGGCGAATTTTACTGAGATTGAGAAGCTGGTCCTGGATGTGGCTCACATCCACGAGGAGTGCTGTCTAGGAAACGCGCTGGAGTGCCTGCAGGATGGGGTAggagtctctctcttcctatgaGATGGTTTCTGTCGCCTCTCTTTTCACTTCAGCTCATTCTAAATGAAGGCCACCGGGACCAGGCAGAGCACAAGACCGTTGGCTCAGTGAAGTTACAGATTTTCTCTCCAGGCGCCCGTTCGTTGTCTAGAGACTGCCCTCTGGAGGTCAGAGTGGCTCACTGCATATCTTTCTGATCAAGATGGAGGGGAGAGCTAGCAAGGGCAGAATGCCTGCAAATTTTGTCCACTGGAAAATTTCATTACCAATAAAAAGGTGTTATCTGGTTTGAGCAgcacttttccttcttttcttggaGATTTTTTTATACTAAAATAGAAAGTAGGACATAGATAAAGACTATGGGAAGAGGTCTGCAATAAATTGGAAAGCAACGAGGAAAAGCAAGATTGAgcagaataaaaagggaaaagagagaggggttaaagacagaaagagagacaaggcaaaagcccgtATTGACCTTTGGTTTTTCCCTTCAcctctctatctcttcttccACTTCCTTTCAAGCTTCAAGTGTCTACCTCAAAGGATAAATCTTTGAATCTTATATTGTGTTATGCCCATTTCAGGAAAAAATCATGTCATATATATGCTCTCAAAAAGATATTCTGTCAAgcaaaacagcagaatgctgCAAATTGCCCACACTGGAACTTGGCTATTGCATCATTCATGCAGAAAATGACGACAAACCTGAAGGGTTGTCTCCAAACCTAAATGAGGTTTTGGGAGATAGAAATTTTGGCCAATTTTCTTCAGAGGAAAAAATCATGTACATGGCAAGGTAACATTCCCTGTAAATGTGTGTTCACAATGATCAAGACCATCGTGTGATTGGAAGCTTTGTTGTGTGGGAATGGGGGATGGTGGCTATAGGTTTTGAGCTCCGTTGAGGCTGTCTGTCTAGATGCGGTGAACCCAAGGGTTCACAACCACAGAGCTAGAGACTAGGGAGTGAGATCTATGGTAGAGAGACCAGACTTCCACAATGACCACTATTATTTGGCTTGCTTATGAATctaaatattgttttatattttctctgaaatgagGAATGACATTCTATATAAGTATCTCATATGATAGCCATCAtgaacttataaaggtaatctaGATATTTCTGTAATAAGGAAAGCTTAGACTGCCAAGGTGGCACAGGGAGTaagaagtgcttgccacacaagcctgaccacctgagttcaaacGAAGGAAATTGGGACGATTGGACCAATTTCCAAAAGTGCTACTTGACAACACTCACATGCTATGGCATATGTGTTCCTCCTCCAGaactaataaataaagaaaattaaatttaaaaacaagaagagCTCAAGATCATGAATAGAGTCTCTTGCTATACATGCTTTTAAGAACCGTTCCCCTAAATATAACTCAATAGCTAGAGCCAGATATAAGGCCTTTCGCTGTAGCAGGTTGCTTGCTATTTATTGACTTTTTAAGCCAATGAAAATGTGTTTAGAGATACTCGCACAATGGTAATTTTTGTAGTATAATCAATAGGCACGTACTCATTCTATTCGTGAACAGTCAAGTTAAT is a genomic window containing:
- the Afp gene encoding alpha-fetoprotein, with product MKWRASILVVFLLSFADCKVLHRNDFGIASTLDSSQCSTEKNLLSLATITFTQFIPEATMEEVSKMTSDVLKAIKKPTSEEQQGGCLENQMSVFLDEICHEKELSDKYGFADCCSQSGEGRHQCLLARKKTASASVLPFNFPEAAESCEAYKENREMFMNRVIYEVSRRYSFMYAPAILSLAAQYDKAVPVCCKAENPEECFQTKRASIAKELREGSLLNEHVCAVIKKFGSRNLQATTIIKMSQKFPKANFTEIEKLVLDVAHIHEECCLGNALECLQDGEKIMSYICSQKDILSSKTAECCKLPTLELGYCIIHAENDDKPEGLSPNLNEVLGDRNFGQFSSEEKIMYMARFIYEYSRRNTMFAVPVILRIAKTYQEIMEKCSQAENSAACQNNGEEELEKHIQESQALAKQSCAAFQKMGPYYLQNEFLIAYTRKVPQLTSAELIDLTRKMVGIASTCCQLSEDKWSACGEGAADIFIGHLCIRHEANPLNPGIGHCCNSSYSNRRPCLTSLVRDESYVPPPFSADKFTLSKDLCQAQGRALQTMKQELLVNLVKQKPSITEEQYEAVTADFSGFLEKCCQAQERDVCFAEEGPKLISRTRAALGV